AAACGACAAACATTTTGAGGTCTGATTTCAAGCCAATCGTAAGTTGAGCAATACCAATAAATGCCATTTTTGTCCACTCACCATTGAATTGATATTAAGCGGTGATCCAGAAGAATGGCTTGAGCAGCCAAGTCCCGGAAATGCCCTTCTTTTGGGGGATCCACTAATGGGAATGGCCCCAGAGGAGCTGCGCTTCCGCCGCCCTCGTTTCCGGCCCTCTTGGCTGTGGGAGTTCGgagagtgatgatgatgatggtggtggtggtggtggtgatgttgCTTACTGTGATGATGGTGACCCTGCTTTAATGATCCGTGGTGGAGCCTTGAACCTCCTGTGGAGGacgaggatgaggaggaagaagaggacgaGGAGAAAAAGATACGGCGACGAGCCTCGCTGTCCAAAAGATCTGTGTCGGATTCGGGGCCATGCCGGTCATGGCCGTCCTCGGGGGGAAGCCTTGGTGGGCCGTCAGCGTACTGCAGCACACCTCCGGTGCCCAGCGCAGGACTGAGGCCAGGGCCGCGAGGCTGGAGGCTCATGATGGGAGTGCTGTGAGGGGGAGGGGATGCAGCGTCACAGTCTTGGTCCTCGGTCAGCATGGCGGAGTGAGAGCCATTCACCAATCCTGAGCTGGAGGAATACCCTAAGAGGTAGGGGTTGAAtgacttctgattttttttctttttaagtggaCTTATGTGATGAAAGTCAAGTCAAAGTTGACTAGTCGCTGATGACATGATAAACAAATAAGTGTGGAGCTGAGACTCAAACACTGTGTGCACAGCTATGGCATATAACACAGCGCTTCCCCACATGGCTTTTGCTCCTATAAAAGCTAATTTTAAGCACTTCTTTTGTCTTTGGGTCAttatatttctcacagatttctgctcgttctaaatcagatatagataaagtagcacagtaatgactacatttatatgaatgcattagtgagagcgTATGCATGTGTGAATTAATTCTACATGGCAGCATCTCTCTAGTAGTAGCAGTGACTTTTGTGtgtcattttaactgtttggaaacgGAATGTAAATGTGGAAgtctttcaaatatttttcatcaTGTAGCGCCCTCTATAGGACCGGCGACTAGTCGATGTCAAGCGACGTAAAGTGTAATGGCAGAGCACTGACGTGAACTAGTCGAATGGTCTGTGCAAGCTCTACTAAGAGGAAACAAATTTTGGATTTAGTACAGAACGATGTAAACTACATGGATGGATGATGTTAGATTAGATTGGACGTTCTCAATTCTTTCTGACTACAGGCCCCCCAGTGTCTATGCCAACATGCAAAAGTTACATTTAGACGTATGGACACTTGTTGGTTTGTGTGAATTAAATATCACAATTCCAGATGTttaaagagttgaatgttcttctttttatattttgggAGTGGGATCGACAATGGATCTTGAGACAGGAATCAAACCTGGGTTGCCGCGAGTGCAGTATGTTGATGCGCTAATCACAAAGCTATTGGCGTCaaagttagttgttttttttaaatcatgaattTACAAGCCTTCTGCTGTCACTTGTTATTtaatggggttttttttttattacctttatttttataggaCATTTTAGAGTTGACAGGAAACGAAGTGGGCCAGAGAGGGTGCTGGGATCGGGAAAGGTCCTCAAACAGGAATTCAAACTCGGGATGCCAATAGCACAACGGTGCTTTATGTCGGCACACAGCCCATGAGGCTATTGGCACCGACTGGATAaggattttttttccaaatattttttaatcaatttttatGTGATAAAATATTTTGGAATTGAGAGTTTGGAATGACTAGAAAAAACTAGCTGTATAGAAATTAAGACTTTATTTACATGACTTATCTAGGTCTAGAAATCACACTTTTTAAATGAGGCTCCCTCATACAGGTTTTCCAAGACTGCAAAATCCTTGTCCCATTTCTGGACATCTGGTTATGTGGTTCCATGATAGAGGTGGTCAAAAAAAGCATGCCTTTGGCCATTTGGCCAATTCAGTTTATTACAAAAATTAAGAAAGCACAGGAAATGATGGGGGCAAAAAAAAGGGTTCATTAAAttgtggtttatttatttctaaaaaggAATACTAATTTTAATAACAGGCCATTTTATTTTATGCGGACTTCCAAAACGTGGCAAAAGTCATGTTTCCTAGTGCAATGGTTTGAACTACATGCACTAACTAACTGCTAGGCTTCATCTATGACCAACAAAGCAGGCAGTGGGACTGTACCTGAGGTAGGCGTGAGAGGCGGCTTGCCATTGCTCTGTCCTGCAGGATTTGAAACTGGACTAGGAGTGTTTCTCTGCCAAAAGAAAACCACAGTCTGAGTAACTGCTAAAATGTTTGCAGAAAACACCCACAAGACTGCACATCATGACTTCCTCCCACACAGATCCATACCAATCTTTCAGCACGGTTCGGCAGCACCACGCTGGCCAGTGGGATGCTGACAGGAAGTTTGCTGGGATGCACAGTGCTGAGGGGGATGCTGATTGGTAGACTGGTTATGGTGTCGCCGGGGGCAGCTGGGCTCTTTTCCTTATCTGTGCTCTTGGGTGTGGTGGTCGCATGAATATCCGCTGAACTGGGTGAGGAGCAAGAATGTTTGAATCCCAGCGTTGGAGATGAAACGGCACTGGTGTCACCCCTGAAAAAAGCCGCAAGTGATCAGTGACCAATGAACAGAGACGTAGTCAACTAACCGTTAATTTTACTCACCAGTGGATGTTGCTTAGGGCTCTAAACTGATTGGCAGCCGAATCTTGGTTGAGGTGCCTGCGGAGGGCGATCTTAGCTGGAGAGAAACGGGTGTAGTCGGGCAGGGGTTGCCCTAGCTGCCTGGTTCTTGAGTCGGGGGTGGGCGGCACAATTTCGTGGTCAGGGGAAATAGGCAGGTAACGGGTGAGAAGCTTGTTTTTGCCCATTCCGCTGCCACTGCCCCTCTCGTAACCCGGCGAGGCCGTGCCATTGATGGACAGTTCTGGGCTGAGGCCGTTGAGCGCTACAGAAGCGTGCGGGGTGAGTTTGGGGGTGTCGGAATCCAGTGTGGGCCGGGGATCTGGACCAGGAAGGGCCTTTTGGTAGGGGGAGTCCTCACACGGGTTGTAAGACTTGAGCTGCAGGAGCTCCTGCTGCCTCTGGCTCTTCTCTAGTTCAACGATGCTGATCTGCAAATAAACACCAGGGGGAGCCGTTGATGTAGACACGGTCAACCCACACTGCTCatgataaaaacaaatatatcctTGCAGGAGCTAGTTCAGTTTTCTGTAAACAAGCTTTTGTCGGAACATTTACAAACAAGTCTATGACAAGAAAGATAAAAGCTAGAGAAAtattaatgctgtcaaatgattactcGTGATTAAACTGCATACAAAAacaatttaagtttttgtttgcataatatattggcgtgttctgtgtatatttattatgtatattagtacacacgcatacagtatatatattttgaaaatatttacatgtattaacatgtttttgtttatatttatcaaatttattataaatctataaacaacatctttttttctgaaatacatacattcatgtgtgtgtatttatatatacataatgtaaacaaaaactgcgcttaattgcgattaatcatttgacagcaccaaaatatatatttaaataaagaaattacacatttaactatttaaaattagTTTGCTTATTAtggctattatttttattatataattacatgtaAAATGATACACACATTTTGCTGGGATTTTAAATATTGatcatttcaaaataaagatttataatttatatgtaattaaCTATTAGTAGTATATTCATATCGTCAAAagatctgacttttttttttttataaggcataaatgttttaagataacaatttataaaatgttaacatgCAAATATGAACTGTTgctagcaagtttttttttttttttttttaatgacccaAAGAACTGAAATCTTCTTGAATCTAAGTAACGAAAATGATTAActcataatacatttaaattgtaatcctttttttttttcagatgtttaaTTGGATATAAAATGGTACACACGCGTGCAAGCTGTCATAATTCATGTAAAACACAAGGGTTACAAAAACATCCTAGTGCATCGTTATGAGACCGAAATAgaggggaaacaggaaaattgcTAAAGACCAGAGAGGGAAAATGAGATCGTACCATGTTGCAGGCCAGGTTTGAACCAGTGAAACCTGCACGAGCACCAAAATCAGCGTGCCACAGCTCTAAAGAAGCAATGGCCTATTAGCTCTGAGCTGACTGAGAAACCTGTGCGTGTGAGTACCTGGAGCTCCAGACAGTGGCGCTGTTTCTCCGAGATTTGTCTTCGCAGAGCCGCTTTCTCTTTCAACAGAGTCTCCAGACACAGAGATCCCCAGTCCAGCTTGAGCTCGTCACACCGAGCCTTCAGCTGACGAACACACAAACATACGAGCAATGGGCGTTCAGTTCCTCTTCTGCCAGAAAGCGTATCCTTCTGCTGCGCTGAGGCGGCTCACTCACCAGCACCAGGCTCTGATCGCGAAGCTCTGCCATGTCCTGCTCCAGCTGTTTGGTCTGCTCCCTCAGCTGCATGTTGTGGGCTGTGATCTCCTTCTGAGCTTGCACCAGGTCCTCCACGGTCACCGCCTTCACACCCAGCTGTGAGGGTTACATTTAGCATATCACCGATCTGAAAGTGACGACTAGGTAGACTGCTCACTAGGTTGTGAAAAGCCTTACCTCCTCCAGTTTGGACTGGAAAAGGTCTCTGATCCTCTCTTTATGAGCGTGACAAGTGTTGAGCAGCTGCTGGGCTTGACCCGACAGTTCTGTGTGTCTCAGCTGTGACAAGACATGGCGAGAGAAACGTTAAACGATAATGTTATGACAAAACCATAAAGTCCATGTCATTTCTAAGCCCACAAATTCACAAAACTGGGGAAAAAAGACTGCTAATaagttaaaaaattataatatatttgacatttatgCTTAAATGTAAATCCACATATTCGCAATTAAAAGacatgatttaaatgatttattttcgcCTGTTCTTTTTATTAGCGTTTATAAAGAAAAACAagtataattttcataatttataaataacaaaaatatttatatttaaatatacaaatatttaatttattaatatttctattgtaGCATtgttattaaacaaatattttgaaaatattttgaataaaatgcatgccattgtttgtatttaaaaagtaaactaacaaaatacaacatttgtatAATAAcatgtattatacatttaaatatctaaatattttctcaccaattcatttattattattatttctactattatttaaaataatgtcatgGCAAAACCATAAAGTCCATATATTTTCGAGCTCACAAATTCACAAAAGTGGGGAAAAATACTGTTAATTAATAGGTTATAATAAAGaacattcacaaatattttattttaaatttgattgaatatgaatatatatatatatataatataataataatttacacagtaatttataaataacaaaaatatgttttcccattaattattatttatacaatctAGTAGTATtggtaaacaaatatttttcaatatttttacaaatttatggcatttaaattaaatatttttaaaaacaacatacaaaatTTTTGCAATCATTTATTGATTATACAATCAACAtctcattaattaaattattatttatattattaagcaaataaaaagtataaataacaatattagCATTAggtatgtcattttattttatttattttattattattaattatgatggAGATTAATAATTAACACAGTTAAAATGGCAAATATAATTACGTATTACTTGATTAATTCTTTTATAATCccgtttttattcatttgttattttatagttataaactataaaatactatttcattagtaataaacacacacacacacacagacacacacacacagaagacagATTGACCTTTTCCTGCTCAAGGGCTTGCTGCAGGTTGGTCCGGTACTGGGGTGTCGTCATGTAGGCCATGAACTGCAGGTACTGGACTTTCACGTTATCTGCAGCGAGAGCAAGGATGGTTTACATCAACTGGGTGATTGACTTCGTAACTAGAGCAGATACCTGAGCATGTCTGTTTGACTGAAACAGATTGGCTCAGAACTTACCGAGTAGAGCCTGCAGGCCTGGTGGAGTGGGGCTCATGAGAAGCTGGCTGGATGTATAATGCTGCACTTTGGGAGGTAGCTGAAAGAATGGACTCTGAGGTGACCTGTATGCATCTGCGGATTAAAACAAACCACAAAAGTCAAAGGTACTGTTGCTGATAAATGGCCATCAAAGGCGTGTCAGTTTTAGGTAAGTGTCTCACCCTGAGGGGGGGCCGCTGAGAGGGTCTTGGCATGCAGCAGATCAAGGGCGCTCTGGCTCTTCTTGTTCTTGCGCTCGGCTGCAGTGGCAGCGGCAGCTTTCTTAGGCCGTCCACGCTTCCTGTTGCTGAGCTTGCGGCCCCTGGGCAGCAGTTTGGCCCGGCGGGGTTTGGGTGACGGTTTCACTGGCACGAGCGAGTTTGAGCGCTCCTCCTCACCACCAGAGTCATGATGCGCCTGCTGCACAAGGTAAAGAgaattttctattaatacaaaaACATACTTTTGCAATGCATAAACGTAAAatacagacatttttacataaataaaaatgactcctGCAGGTCTACCTTGTGGTCCTTAAgcagaaaattaattaattaaaaacattaataataatttaaaataaatatattaatatggaAATTTAGGTTTCAGATGAACAaattaaacctgaaataaatTTCATTTCTGTAGGTCTACATAGTGTTCCTTgtgcagaaaattaaaatatagaaaatgtaaaacttaaaatatataaataaaatagattcataaatcttttaaatagataaacagtattttgttttatttttatatttaaaatacatacacttaaaatacaatttaattcggaaagtaattaaacaaaataatttgaaataatattaatataaaaaaattattctaaataaatatagaattaggtaaataaaatgtttatgaataaatacacttaaaatgaatgtataaatgtatttatgaattaaaaatattcgtataacacaaaattacaatacataatataattagaaatgtaattaaacaattataattgaaaataaattaatttataataaaaaaaattttttttttataaatgtcaaattatgttAATTGAAAAGTTAAAttgaacaaattaatttattaatagataattatttaaaatgcatgtatataaagatacatttgaaaaaaagaaatgtataaatatttttatttgtgtgtgtgtaaatgactaaaatacattaatttaaataaataaaggagtaACTCCTGTAGTTCTACCTTGTTCTCCTTGGGCTTGGTCGGGGTGGTGGTGTTGCTCTTATTCTCCTTACTGTCCTTCTGCTGGCGCCTTCTGGCCGCCTCCTGCTCCTCCTGGAACCAAAAACAAGCCGCAAGTGTTGTGGGAAGAGATCTAGCTTGATATTTTGTCCAAAAACCCATAAACAACATGAGAACCAATCAAGTCTTACCCTGAGTTTAGGATTTTTGAGACAAGAAAAATAGTTTTCAagctgcaaaaaaacaacaaccaccaCCTTTGGTTAGATATCAGTTCATGTAATGCTCACAAAGCCACATTCATCAACATTTGCCTAACAATTATGGCTAATGCAAATAAGAGAGCCATTGTACACCAAGAGGAACAGCGAAACCCATGTGACTCAAATGAAAGGGCACTTACTATGGTGCGGTCTATCGTATGCAGATAGTACGACACTGGCTTCCCCGTCCACGAAACCGATCCCCTCAGAGGGGACAGCTCAACTACTCTCATTATTGTgccaatatctaaaaataaataataaaaaaatgcaataaagacCATTAAACATTGGAAAAGTGCGGTCATAGTTACATTGCGCTGCATCTATAAGGATGGGTATTTCCTACGCAGATTTTTAACGCGAATTTGCGACGTTGGCTAACAGAAGGCTGCTCGGTTTAAATTCTGTGTGAGTGGTGCTTCATACATTACTACAGAATTGACATAGATTGACACTGTAAACTGTTTGTTGCTAAATTTTTGCAAATTAGTGAAATTTCGCATGAAAAAACGTTAACACATGTTGCGTTAAGACATACGACCAACTTTTCCTCACTCCCGATCGTGGAGATTCCAATCAGAATGACTGGATTTAACCTGTGAAATTTCGCCAAACAACGTTAACTGTGTCCGCATCTTTACCATAACCATGGTActtaaataatacatctttaaagtTAAATGGCAGTTATTGTATATAGTACCATCTTTTGTGAGAGAAGTTTTATACTTACCACTCAAGTTTCGACTGTTTATTCTGAAGTTTAGAGGTGCAAAAGGTTTTGAGGATACAATTTTTCCACCTATAAGAGACAAAATGGAGTAAAAACACTCCCAAGTAACAGAGGGGCGAAAACCTAAACGCATATCACCCCCTCAACATCTGCAGATCAATGTGAACCAAAAAACAAGCCCGactggggtcaaaggtcaagaaTGACATGTTGACACAGGTGCCTTTGAGCTACACTGACACAGACcccctttcttttttaaatgttagcAGCCAAGTGCTATTGACTTCATGGTAAGGCTGCACAAAATGGTCAAATGTGACTAACAGTGTGATTTGAACTGATCGAAAACATTCTACACAAATAGAATTACACAATCTCTCAATTATTTCAATTTGCCTACTCGACTGTGAAGACGCACTTATTATTTAGTCATCTTTTTGAAATCACGTGACACCGCTCACCTTCCTTCATGTTGGCGAATCGTTCCTTCAGCTGGTGGTCCACCTCAGGACCAAAGGCAAAGTTATTcacaaaaataacactgtaaaaaagcaCATCAGACTATAGACTTAAACAAGACGAATAAACAACAAGCAAACGGTTAaagaaattataacaataaaaaaaaaaactcacgaATCTGAAAAATGTTAACTAGTCTGTATGTGATCATACCTTGTGTTGGCTATTCGTTCCTTCCATTCCTCCGAAAGAAAATCTCCCCTCTCCAGCTGCCGGACAAGACCAAACAACATCAGTATATATAGACTTCATCCCTTCAGTCACAATAATGAAGCAATTAGGACTGCCACAACTAATCGATTTTTATCGATAATGAAAATCATCGACAATGATTCTCATGATCGATTAGTCTGGTCTGCCCACAGTGCAGCTGCAGCCGGTTGCATCAAGCTACAGCATTGAATAACGCCTTTCTACGGACAAAATGCATCTACAAATATTGGAGGAAACAGAATGAGCTCCTGCAGGATAAGTACGTGATCCAAGCTGCCCAAAACAtgagaaatctttattttaagctaTAAGCTGATGCATTCGTGCTTTTACAGATGCTTGTGTGTGTCCTCTGCACAAAAAAGGTTTAGTTAACGGTCATATCATTAtctgtaaatgtcacaaattcaTGCAAGCCTTTCCATTTTTGCTTAAAGGCCCGCCCTGACAGTCTGCATTAAGTTGAAATATTTACTGAAAGAGCGCGGTGGGCGCGCTTTAAACAGACAGAACACGATGACAAATAtctgttgtttaacatttatatttaggtttaaagTCAACATGCAGTGCGACTAATTTCTGAGAGTAGGAACTGTGACGGGACAGCAGCGTGTAATTGTCCGAATATAAATATCAGACACTTTTTCAGTGTCTAGCCCACAGTTGTAGCCCACAGTGATTTATGTAAGGTTTTCAACTAATTTTGTAAGGTTTTGTGCCACTTCTGCTATTAACTAACAATAttggtaattatcaaaattatttttagcTTTCTGCATTGGTTAGAGCTCCAATACGCTTAAGCTTTTTATcagaggcaaaaaataaatactatttagttgttttagtttgtccaaaaattacaataacatttttagaatttttttttttttttgacagattgcTAATATTTGTCTTTTGTCTTATGAAAGGTGGTCTAATAAATCGTTACGCACTGTATGTTTTCAAAGCATTCAGTCggcacatttgttttaaggacaTTGGGCAGAATGTGGAATAGTGCGTTTTAATCGATTAATCGGAAAAAATAATCGGCCAACTAATAGATTATCATAATAATCGTAAGTTGCAGCCCTAGAAGTAATAACATCTGTTTTATTAACCAAACACACACTTACCGTGTACTCGCCATGTTTTTTGCCATACCACTTCATCCATCTCTTAAACTCCCTGTCCATTGACTGGAAACACATTCAGACATAAATACCAGTGCCGAACATACACTTTGAGGCAGACATAAGAAATCCGAGTGTTTAATGTTTCACCTCTGCATAGGTTGCTGGAGTGTCTGCTTTCTCCACGCCGTAGTAGTGTTTACAGTTGGTGGCTGCAGCGACCTGCAGGACTACCTGACCAACTCCTGCAAATCAAGCAAAGACAACACTGTAGGTCACATATTAAATGAGCTTTCAATCTTAAACTGGTAATCAAGATCtgttgcatttttttgttttgacttTCAATGTTAAACTTTTACTTTATACCAATTATGGTAGTGAATTTGCTTTTGCATCTTTCAGTTTACATTCGTGCTTTCCAAATTGCTGTGgtgttttattgtaaattcaCTCTTAAACTGCTAGTAAAGATCCGTTTATATCAATTATGGTCATGAACTTCGAGTTTTCCAAAGAGCTGTGCATTTTTGATGAACTTTCAATCTTAAATCAACAATAACGACTCATTTATACCAATCAAGTTAGCCAATTTTGGACTTTAAGTCTTGAACTGCTAATCAAGACCAATTATGGTAGCTAAATTGCAGTGTTTTTCAATTCACCGTTGAGTTTTCTGATTTGTGAATTTAATTTGCACTGCTGGGCCACCACAGAATAGGCCTTCAATAACAGATGTTACTAACCACTGCCCAGATCCACGAAGGTGTCGTCTTCCATCATCTCCATCTCATCGATGATCTGAGCCACCAGGTCGAAGGAGGTCTCTCCGTACACCTCGGGAGAGAACGGCTCGTAGTTGTTGAGTTTCTCTGGGTCGGTGACGGAGTGGTTGTAGACCTGCTGCAGGATGTGACGCAGCAGGCCGTTGGAAGGCCGCTTGTTGAGTTTCATGGGTTGGGTTGTCCCTTTCCActgcaacacacaaacacagatttttacacatttaaaaatgttttattttgactttttttttttcgcaaaacAAGATTACATACCAGTTGGTGAATGCTGTCAATGGCTCTGTTGTACTTATCACATAGTCTCTGCATACTctcaaagctgaaaaaaaaaacaaacaaaaacctgtTATCATTAtcttggcctagtggttagagagtttcagtcctaaccttagggttgtgggtttgaatctcagctggcaataccatgacataggtgcccttgagcaaggcactggacccccaactgctccccagcataaatggctgcccagtgCTCTGGGTGTgggtgggggtgtgtgtgtgtgtactttggatgggttaaatgcagagcacgaattcttagtatgggtcaccatacttgactgaatgtcacgtcacttaattttatgaagcttttttaactttatatcaaatttaccaaaattattaaaagtacaaataaaccATTCATGATAATTCTATTAAATGgtacataataaaacatgaaaaagtaataaattagaatttaatttgtaatattttatgaaGCATGTTATATCATAATATCCACTTTCTTATAAGCAGCAATCATATTACAACTAATAAATTGATGCATGATATTTCAGTTAAACTTTCTAAATTAACAATTATGAGAGTAATTAGTACAAGTActcaatttgtaatattttatgaaGCTTTTTCATTTCATATCTTTCACAAAACTTGTATTGAATTGTTTCGTTAGCATGCACAAATGccgtttttaataatattaatgataataatcaataatttaaataaaaacaataattgttAAGTACTAACAACAAATAgtattaataacaattaaataattataaatagatgtaatataataaaaaatactattattattaagacTTTTTAGGCGTCATTTTCCAATGATACCTTATCCACCCAATCTTAAGAGTCCAACTGGTGACGGTTTCCTCACCTCTTGGTGTCATAGTCGATAAGAACATAGTTCTCCATGGCCAGCTTAAGATCTGGGATTTCTT
This DNA window, taken from Carassius auratus strain Wakin chromosome 22, ASM336829v1, whole genome shotgun sequence, encodes the following:
- the dot1l gene encoding histone-lysine N-methyltransferase, H3 lysine-79 specific isoform X2, which produces MGDKLELKLKSPVGAEAAGYPWPLPVYDKHHDAAHEIIETIRWVCEEIPDLKLAMENYVLIDYDTKSFESMQRLCDKYNRAIDSIHQLWKGTTQPMKLNKRPSNGLLRHILQQVYNHSVTDPEKLNNYEPFSPEVYGETSFDLVAQIIDEMEMMEDDTFVDLGSGVGQVVLQVAAATNCKHYYGVEKADTPATYAESMDREFKRWMKWYGKKHGEYTLERGDFLSEEWKERIANTSVIFVNNFAFGPEVDHQLKERFANMKEGGKIVSSKPFAPLNFRINSRNLSDIGTIMRVVELSPLRGSVSWTGKPVSYYLHTIDRTILENYFSCLKNPKLREEQEAARRRQQKDSKENKSNTTTPTKPKENKQAHHDSGGEEERSNSLVPVKPSPKPRRAKLLPRGRKLSNRKRGRPKKAAAATAAERKNKKSQSALDLLHAKTLSAAPPQDAYRSPQSPFFQLPPKVQHYTSSQLLMSPTPPGLQALLDNVKVQYLQFMAYMTTPQYRTNLQQALEQEKLRHTELSGQAQQLLNTCHAHKERIRDLFQSKLEELGVKAVTVEDLVQAQKEITAHNMQLREQTKQLEQDMAELRDQSLVLLKARCDELKLDWGSLCLETLLKEKAALRRQISEKQRHCLELQISIVELEKSQRQQELLQLKSYNPCEDSPYQKALPGPDPRPTLDSDTPKLTPHASVALNGLSPELSINGTASPGYERGSGSGMGKNKLLTRYLPISPDHEIVPPTPDSRTRQLGQPLPDYTRFSPAKIALRRHLNQDSAANQFRALSNIHWGDTSAVSSPTLGFKHSCSSPSSADIHATTTPKSTDKEKSPAAPGDTITSLPISIPLSTVHPSKLPVSIPLASVVLPNRAERLRNTPSPVSNPAGQSNGKPPLTPTSGYSSSSGLVNGSHSAMLTEDQDCDAASPPPHSTPIMSLQPRGPGLSPALGTGGVLQYADGPPRLPPEDGHDRHGPESDTDLLDSEARRRIFFSSSSSSSSSSSSTGGSRLHHGSLKQGHHHHSKQHHHHHHHHHHHHSPNSHSQEGRKRGRRKRSSSGAIPISGSPKRRAFPGLGCSSHSSGSPLNINSMVNNINQPLEISAISSPEQSGRSPCGTDLDQPPVLKRERPLELNNTGRYSSAPSSDEEGASFAPDTSSSSRIERKIATISLDRDGPIRDVERGSQGRKSGASSVSSEVSSSSGASKWKSTFSPISDPKPTSTDLRQGGSPFGVGDSRGGTDSDSDQKPQRRGERECEREPYGNSNLFLSQDGSGRPVVSASERPQQKQKSREWDLKSVGGLASQNLFISAAANGGILSGKVGGATTISSASSVGQYFPLGGASVLQSFFGAQTPGPTTGGAPRLVNGHSALSSFSSAGLAGGAAGGN
- the dot1l gene encoding histone-lysine N-methyltransferase, H3 lysine-79 specific isoform X1, with protein sequence MGDKLELKLKSPVGAEAAGYPWPLPVYDKHHDAAHEIIETIRWVCEEIPDLKLAMENYVLIDYDTKSFESMQRLCDKYNRAIDSIHQLWKGTTQPMKLNKRPSNGLLRHILQQVYNHSVTDPEKLNNYEPFSPEVYGETSFDLVAQIIDEMEMMEDDTFVDLGSGVGQVVLQVAAATNCKHYYGVEKADTPATYAESMDREFKRWMKWYGKKHGEYTLERGDFLSEEWKERIANTSVIFVNNFAFGPEVDHQLKERFANMKEGGKIVSSKPFAPLNFRINSRNLSDIGTIMRVVELSPLRGSVSWTGKPVSYYLHTIDRTILENYFSCLKNPKLREEQEAARRRQQKDSKENKSNTTTPTKPKENKQAHHDSGGEEERSNSLVPVKPSPKPRRAKLLPRGRKLSNRKRGRPKKAAAATAAERKNKKSQSALDLLHAKTLSAAPPQDAYRSPQSPFFQLPPKVQHYTSSQLLMSPTPPGLQALLDNVKVQYLQFMAYMTTPQYRTNLQQALEQEKLRHTELSGQAQQLLNTCHAHKERIRDLFQSKLEELGVKAVTVEDLVQAQKEITAHNMQLREQTKQLEQDMAELRDQSLVLLKARCDELKLDWGSLCLETLLKEKAALRRQISEKQRHCLELQISIVELEKSQRQQELLQLKSYNPCEDSPYQKALPGPDPRPTLDSDTPKLTPHASVALNGLSPELSINGTASPGYERGSGSGMGKNKLLTRYLPISPDHEIVPPTPDSRTRQLGQPLPDYTRFSPAKIALRRHLNQDSAANQFRALSNIHWGDTSAVSSPTLGFKHSCSSPSSADIHATTTPKSTDKEKSPAAPGDTITSLPISIPLSTVHPSKLPVSIPLASVVLPNRAERLRNTPSPVSNPAGQSNGKPPLTPTSGYSSSSGLVNGSHSAMLTEDQDCDAASPPPHSTPIMSLQPRGPGLSPALGTGGVLQYADGPPRLPPEDGHDRHGPESDTDLLDSEARRRIFFSSSSSSSSSSSSTGGSRLHHGSLKQGHHHHSKQHHHHHHHHHHHHSPNSHSQEGRKRGRRKRSSSGAIPISGSPKRRAFPGLGCSSHSSGSPLNINSMVNNINQPLEISAISSPEQSGRSPCGTDLDQPPVLKRERPLELNNTGRYSSAPSSDEEGASFAPDTSSSSRIERKIATISLDRDGPIRDVERGSQGRKSGASSVSSEVSSSSGASKWKSTFSPISDPKPTSTDLRQGGSPFGVGDSRGGTDSDSDQKPQRRGERECEREPYGNSNLFLSQDGSGRPVVSASERPQQKQKSREWDLKSVGGLASQNLFISAAANGGILSGKVGGATTISSASSVGQYFPLGGASVLQSFFGAQTPGPTTGGAPRLVNGHSALSSFSSAGLAGGAAGGIFHHMVPSVSSQQSGANLPGPGALSSQQRHLDTNPKAGASFLASGPSQHSRTQTVLHTPSPPALPQPPPLLNASSAAPSQPPSPRPERHQSSRPQLSLPASSSSPSLAAASASSTSSASSRPFTVHYPSHLPPPHPAGSAGSGGAGMSWRTLGMQASYTASQIPGSHPR